A region of Stigmatella erecta DNA encodes the following proteins:
- a CDS encoding lipid kinase has translation MLVVNTKSRSGQEAFEAARQALTTQGVELMDCHALTQPRRMPQVLSEAVQRGARRILVGGGDGTLSCVLKPLLGQNVTLGVLPLGTGNDFARSLGIPDTIEAACAVIAQGYSARVDVGLANGRPFLNAASLGLATAIAKRLNKRLKQRIGKLAYPVAAAAEVWEHQPFHVRLKTSTQELELDVLQLVVGNGRYHGAGNMVAPDAALDDRVLHVYAITAPSVDAGREGTGLGHLQDLSTLARVAFSLRNGEHVEHPSVTTLQTARLLVEAEPSQEVNADGELIGRTPMRFELMPSALRVFVPAPEPTSPN, from the coding sequence GTGTTGGTGGTGAACACGAAGTCGCGCTCGGGACAGGAGGCCTTCGAGGCAGCCCGCCAAGCGCTCACCACCCAGGGCGTGGAGCTGATGGACTGCCATGCCCTCACCCAGCCGCGCCGCATGCCGCAGGTGCTGAGCGAGGCCGTGCAGCGCGGCGCGCGGCGCATCCTCGTGGGCGGGGGCGACGGCACGCTGAGCTGTGTCCTCAAGCCCCTGCTCGGCCAGAACGTGACGCTGGGGGTGTTGCCGCTCGGCACGGGCAATGACTTCGCGCGCTCCCTGGGCATTCCGGACACCATCGAGGCCGCTTGCGCGGTCATCGCCCAGGGCTACTCGGCCCGGGTGGACGTGGGGCTCGCCAACGGCCGGCCCTTCCTGAACGCGGCGAGCCTGGGGCTGGCCACCGCCATCGCCAAGCGGCTCAACAAGCGGCTCAAGCAGCGCATCGGCAAGCTGGCCTACCCGGTCGCCGCCGCCGCCGAGGTCTGGGAGCACCAGCCGTTCCATGTCCGGCTGAAAACCAGCACACAGGAGCTGGAGCTGGATGTGCTGCAGCTCGTGGTGGGCAATGGCCGCTACCACGGCGCCGGCAACATGGTGGCGCCCGACGCGGCGCTCGATGACCGCGTGCTGCACGTGTACGCCATCACCGCGCCGTCGGTGGACGCGGGCCGGGAGGGCACGGGGCTCGGCCACCTCCAGGACTTGTCCACCCTGGCGCGCGTGGCGTTCTCGCTGCGCAACGGGGAGCATGTGGAGCACCCGTCCGTCACCACCCTGCAGACCGCCCGGCTGCTCGTGGAGGCCGAGCCCTCGCAGGAGGTGAACGCGGACGGAGAGCTGATCGGCCGGACGCCCATGCGCTTCGAGCTGATGCCCTCCGCGCTGCGCGTCTTCGTGCCAGCCCCGGAGCCCACCTCGCCGAACTGA